DNA from Agarilytica rhodophyticola:
GGTATCGTCAAGCATTTTAAAAATCATAGTTTACTTGGGTCATTAATCCGACAAGATTTTTCTATCGCCTGGGTACATTTGGATCCAGATGAGGTATTAGAAGTCCATAATCACAATGTACCGAGTATGATTATCGCAATAGAAGGTGGCGGCAGCTCACAAGGCGATAGTGAAATAAATTTTTCGGCGGGAGATATTGTGTTCATTCCTAGTTGGAATGAACATGGTTTTACGGGGGCAAAACCTTCTGGACTTTGGGCTCTATCTATACAATTTAATGATGTCGCGATTTTTGAAGATGAAGTCGATCCACTTACATCTTATGATTTAACCAATATACCTTCTATAGAAGAAAGGCAACTTATTTTATTTTCGCGCAATAAGGACAGAAACCTATTTAAGTCAGAAGGTGTAAGTAGGCATATTCCAAGCTATGTTAATTTTAATTGGCACTCTCTAGACAATAAATTTAGTCTTGAGAGACCACCTAGTGAAACTTTGCGTTTGATTTTGCATGGTTCACCCCAAGGTAACTATAAGTTTGATAAAAGTTTATTAACTCCTGGAGATTTAATTGTACAAACTGAGGACTTAGATTATCACAATACCGAGAGTACCGGTAATCACTGGCTATTAACTATAGACATATCAACTTTGAAACAATAAATAATATTTCAGGAGAAACTTGTTATGAATGAAAAACCATCAGTAGAATTAAGATCAATCGATGGTGGAAAAAACACTCCATTTACCGGTATGCATGTAGTCAATCGAGAAGATATACCTCAGATATCCACAGTTTTTGTTGATAATAAAGAGCATAATTTAGGGCTATTAAAAGATTTTCGTAAACACGAATTATTAGCTAATTTTATTCCCGACTCACCAGAAAGAGTTTCATTTAGTTGGGTGCGCTTACTACCGGGTGAAACTTTAGCTGTCCATGCTCACCCAACAAAAACCTTCATTATTGTGTGTGAAGGAGAAGGTTACTGCACTGGTGATTATACTGGAAAAATTTCTGGCGGTTCTATAGTTATGGTAGCACCTAATTTTCTCCACGGTTTTTGTGGTGCAGGGAAAAATGGTTTTTGGGCGCTGTCTATTCAATTTGAAGGGCTTGGTTTATATGAAAACACCGAGCAAGCTAGAGTAAAGTTTGAAGACTTTGAAATGGTTAAACCCTCAATGCGACATATATCTGAGGCTCAGGAGTTTTTTTTAGAGGACTATAAGAGAAATCCTCTATTTTCAATTATAAAGGAGGATAACTTCCAAACAGCTTACCGCGAACCCCTGCTTGATGCCATTCAACATTGGTCACAGTGTTTTCAGTTAATTATTTCGGATAGAGTCAAGTATGCACAATCAAATACCGAGAAAAAACTCGCTTTGATGCACCTAGAAGAGGAAAAAGATCACGATACAAAAATGGCTGCTTTGCGTGGCAATCCAGATATTGGTGATTTACACCCTATTGCAAATGAGGTTACCAACTGGTTCCGAAAGGCCATGAAGGAGTTATCTGATGCAGAGAAAATAATATTGGTACATTTTGTTTTAGAAGGTAGTGCAGAATTTGCTCATAATGAAATACATGCATATGTAGAAGGCTCAGAAGTCGAAGAACACTTTCGTTTTCACGCTGAAGAAGATGAAGATCATGTATTAATGGGAGTCGATGCTTTATCAAATATGTCAAATGTCAACTATGAAAAGCTGCTAACCTCTTTAATCACAGGATGGGTTATGATCAATCGTGTTTGTGCTCAAATGAGCTATAGCGCTCGTGATGCCTATTGCACAAAATTATTAAAGCAAGACCATGCAACAAAAAATTAGTTATCAATAACAATTACATGAGTGCTTTAATATATTTTAAGTAGATAAAAAATCTAAAAGTATATTGACTATACATAGCCATATTAAAAAATATTGCACCAAAAATTAAATAGAGAAAGGAATAATCCTATGTCAGTTAACATTGATGCAGTCCATAGGTTTAATGAAGAAACACTTGTAGATCCATATGATTTTCTAGGCTCACTAAGGGAAAATGAACCTATATACTATGCAAATGATTTAAATGGCTGGGTTATCACTCGCCATAGTGATGTCGCGGATGCATTCAAGGAGCCTAATTTTATATCTGGAAATTTTGAAACCCAAGTAAGAAATCAATTGCAGGGTCTGAATATATCAATAGCCAAGGATTTTGTACGAGTGCGAACAAAAATGATGGCTCATACAGATGCTAACGTTCACAAAAGGCTCAGGCGAACATGTAATATTAGCTTTGGTAAAAAAGGCCTAGATACAATGTCTCCTATTATTAAAAAAGCTGTTGACGAGTCAGTTAATCTATTGCCAAATGATGGAGAATGGGATTTTGCAACTCAGTTTTCTGAACCTCTATCAACTAGAGTTATTGCTGATTTATTCAATGTCCCCTATTCTGATAGAGAGCACTTTCAACGTTGCTCTGATGATGTTTCTCGATTTTTTGGTAATTCCGTGAGCGACACTAGAGAATCCGCTATTATCGCTAATGATGGCATTATAGCACTTGAAAATTATTTCATTGATTTTTTAAAAGAGAGAAAAAGAAAATTAGGAAACGATTTGTTAAGTTTACTTATCGAAGCTAATAGTGCAGGATTATTGTCAGAAGAAGAAGTCATCGCCCAGTGTGTATTAATCTTAATGGCAGGACACTATACAGTTATAGATCAACTTTGTAATAGTATATATGCCTTTCTAACTTATAATGAATGGCAAACACTTGTTAATGACCCATCACTTATATCTTCAGCTATTGAAGAAAGTATACGCTTTGATGGTGCTGTCTTGTTTATGGCTCGAACGGTAAAAGACAGTATGCTATTTAGAGGTAAGCAACTTAAAGCTAATGACACTTTGTTTCTCGGTATGGGTGCGGCCAACAGAGATCCAGAAGTGTTTCCATCACCTGATATTTTTGATATCCATCGGAAAAAGAGCCGACATTTAGGCTTTGCCTATGGCCCCCACCAGTGTATAGGTATGAATTTAGCTAGAGTTGAGATGTCTATGGCATTTCAAGCGCTAGTAAAAAAATATCCCAACTTAAAATTTTCACCTAACACTACACCTAAACGCAAGTGTGAATCTCTATTTTTTAGAGGGTTTTATTCTATTAAAGTAAAATCATAAAAATGCTATAGATATAACTCTAATAATTATTTTCTTCTTCTATATGATCCGGCTTAGCTTATTAAGCATTTCAGATAATAGCGATTTTATTATGCTTATCTTTTAAAATTTAGATGTTTTATAAAATTATGAAAAAAACAATACTTTTCTTTTCTGAAGCAGTAACCGTTGCTCATGTAATACGTTTATATAAACTTGCTTGCTCTTTAGACGCAGAAATATATGATGTTCATTTTGCAGTAGCTGATCGTTATAGCTATGTCTTTAGCAGTCATCATACTATCTCTTTTCACTCCATTAATTCTGTAGAATCGATGGAGTTTATTCGTCGAGCGCAACACGCAGAGCCAATGTACAAAATTGATGAGCTTATTAATTACGTTAAAGAAGATGAAAAAACCATAAGGAAAGTCCAGCCAGATTTGATTATAGGAGATATGCGACAGTCTCTTTGTGTTAGTACACGTACAACAAAGACAACCTACATTGCCATGACCAATGCTTATTGGAGCAAATATATTAATAACAAACAGTTTATTATTCCCGAATTACGACAAATAAATATGAATGAGATACCATTTATATCAGCAATAATGCCAATTTATTTTTACTTCTTTTTTAAAAATCAGGGCAAAGTGCTAAATGAACTGCGTCGGTATTATAAGCTGCCAATATTTGAGCATTGTCTGGATGGTTGGAACTTCGGTGATCATCTGGTGTATAGTGATCCCAAAATCTTGTTTGATACCTCACGTTCACCCAGCAATCACCACTTTCTTGGATCAATAAACTGGGAACCAGATGTTCCTTTGCCAATTTGGTGGCAGGAACTATCCGACACAAAAAAAACAGCTTATGTTGCACTCGGCTCATCAGGTGATAAATCTCTTATACCACTCATTGTCGAGAAGTTACTGTCTGAAAACTTTCAGGTAATCATTAGTGGTGTAAATGAATCTGAAAGAAGTTTTATTTTTGACGATGCGTCGGTGTTTTCTAGTGAACTTATACCCGGGTCTTTAGCTGCGGCTAGGTCTGACTTGGTAATAAGTAATGGAGGCAGCCCTACATCTTATCAATCATTGCTAGCTGGTACTCCAGTAATAGGTATTCCAACTAATCTTGATCAATTAATGTCAATGAAATTCATTGAAAGAAATAATGCGGGGAAAATACTGCGGCCCAGGGAAGTGGGCACAACTAAACATACAAAAGTCTTAAAAGAAATACAAAAAATTAAATACAAAGAAAGAGCTGAAGAAATAAGTGCCGAACTAGCTACTATTTCACCAGAAGAAAATTTCGCTAAAGTCCTAATGTCTATACTTAATTGATAAGTGAACATCGCCTATTATGGAAATTCATAGAAGTACTCAACAGTTAACTTTTATTATCTTATTTGCTAGCACATTCACAGTTATGGCAGGATCAGCTATTGCGCCTGCGCTGCCTAGTATATTGCATGACTTTGGAGATAGTACGCTTTCCGATTTGAAAATTAGGATGACAATAGGTGTATCTGCCGCATCAACGATGCTGTGTAGTAATTTCATTGGCAGGTTAAGTGATAAAATTGGTTACATTACAACATTAAAAATTGGACTTTTGTTTATAATATTTAGTGGTGCTGCAGGTTTGATAATTAATAATCTGAATCAACTCTTAGTAACTCGTGTTATTCTTGGGTTTGGCGTGGCCGCTGTCGCCATATCGACCACGGCTTGGATAGGAGATCAACATAGTGGTGTGGATCAACACCGGATTACAGGTTTTTTGGGTGTCGCAATGGAGTCTTCTGGCTTACTCTATTTTTCTTTGTCAGGGGCCTTAGCACTTATTCATTGGCGTTTTGTATTTCTAATTTATTTATTACCTATTTTTATACTATTTTTTTTACCAAAGAGATCACAACTAAAAAAATCAGAAAATCAAAACGATACAGATGAAAAAGATAAACACATAGATTATATAATTATTACTACAGCGTCATTCATCTCTTTATTTGGGTTAAATATATATGTAACTCAGTTACCGTTTCTATTCGAAAAACAGAACGCTTCAAGTTTTTCTTCAGGTCTAGCTCTTGCAGGTGCCTCAGTATCTGCAGCTTTAGCAAGCTATTTTTTCCCAAGGATAATGAATTATTTCCATCAACAATATATATTGGCTATAGCTTTTTTAATTAGCGCACTAGGATTTATGGGATTATTTTTATTTGATTCATTAGTATTAATGAGTACGTCAGTGATTATATGCGGCTTCGCTTTTGGACTAACGGTTCCGTCTCTAATTAGTTGGGTAAATACCATTACTAATGAGAATAATCGTGGAGCAGGTCAAGCGAAGTTAGCAATTGCTGGTTTTTCGGGACAATTTTTTTCACCTATCGCATTTCAACCATTTGTATCCAGTTATAATGTACAATTCGGTTTTTTAATATTTACTTTTATATGTGTGATATTTAGCTCTGTTACTTATATGCTACCTGGTCAAAACAACAGGTAGCTGCGCTTATTTATTATATATTTTTTACTATAGATGTTTTTATGTGTCCACAATAAACCAATTTAATATATTGTTTAATTAAAATGTATAAACTAAACCAGGGCTTATTCACACTAGCTTTTTTTAACAAGCTCATTGTTGAGTTCATCTAAATCTTTAGAACTCAGTGTACCGGCTAAGCTTTTAAGTGTGATAAATTTGATAATATAATCATATCGGGAATTCTGCCACAATCTTAAGGTATCATAATATGTTTGCCTGGATCTTAATACATCATTAATATCACCAATATTTTTTTGATACGCCTGTTCTTGTACATCTAGAGCCTTTTTACTAGAGGTAACCGCTTCGGCTATGATATTAATCCTATTAATCGTAATAACGGCACTACGATATGTACTGACTATTTGCCTTGTAATATTAGCAACTATTTCACTATAAAATTTTTCTGATGCTTTAAACTGATGCTCTGCTTGACGTCGTCTTGAGCTTATAAGACCACCATTATAGATGGGAACGCTTAGGTTCATGCTTATACTTGAACCAATTTCTCTTGATCGAAGATCGGACAAGGATAGGTTTTCAATCAATGTTGCTTCAGTATTGCGCTCTTGGTGTTGTAACTCCAAATATACACTGGGCCTACGCGCTAGCTTAGCACTTTTATATTCTGCACGAGCTGCATCTTTACGCGCTTGTGCAGCTTTAATGATTGGGTTGTTTGCTAATGCAATTTGTACCCATTGATATGGTTCGCTAGGCATAATCTGAGTTGTTGAAAAGTTATCCGCTAGACGCCACAAAGGTGTTTGATAATTACCGATTATGAACATTAGTGCATCCTTACTCTGGCCAACGATATCTTCGTTGTTTAATCGCATTGCTGTTGACGCGTCATATGATGCCTGAGCTTGATAAATATCGACTTCTGTAAGCCTCCTCTTTGTCGAGTTTTTATTATTCTTTTTCTTAGTCAGCATTATTACATTCGATAGCTGCTTCTTATCTGACTCTTCTAATTTTTTTGCAAGCTCTAGATTATCCTGCGCCTGAATAACGCCGATATAGTTCGTGATCAGACGCAGCAGTAATAACTGTTTTTGTAACTGCCATTGATGACGAGCTTCAAAAGCCTGAAATTTGCCGCGTTTATAATTGTACCATTGGGAAGTATCATAGATTGCTTGTTGGACAGAAAGTCTCCATCCATCAATAACCTGATCATTGTCTCTTTCTAGAGTTTCGTCTGTAAGTAATGAAACTTCTCGACTATCAGTTTTTTGTTTTTGATATGCTCCCTGCAAACTGATTTGAGGGAGTAACGCGCTGTATGAAATCTGTCTTTCTTCTAAACCTGCTAAGTATTCTTCCTGCGCAACTTTTAAACTTGGATCTTTCGTTAAAGCCATTTTATAGGCTTCGCTCAAATTAAGAGCGCCACTTTTATGAGAAAGTAATATTACAACAGTAGTAAAAAGTAAAGAAAACAACCACCTCATATTTTTAAAGCACATAATATCTTCCTTTGTAGCATCTATACTTATTAAGTATTTTTAACGTCATTGTTTTTGGAATGAGGTTTTTGATTATTATTTCTCTCTTTTTTTTTGTAGTGATTCTTCTCCTCATTGAAGTCTTCTGACCTTGGAGGCCTTTCTCCAGGAGCGAAATCTTCTGGCCGGGGTGGTCGTTCTCCAGGAGCAAAGTCTTCTGGCCTTGGAGGTCTTTCTCCAGGAGCAAAATCTTCTGGCCTTGGAGGGCGGGTCTCAACTACAGTATGGGGTTCTATAGATTTCGAGTTACTACTAGAAGAGTGCCCTTTTGGTTTCGGCGAATTCTTCATCAATGAGGAATTTCGCGAGCTTGGAGAAGTATTGTTAAACTCATTCAATCCTTGATTTGTAGGATCAAAACTTACATCCGAATTACTTTGCCAATACACAATAAAGGAAGAGAGTATAATAATAGTTAGAGCAACTGTAAAAATATACGTTAAATTACGCTGTCGGCCGCCCAAATCACGTATGGCGTACTCATATTGCTGTTCGGCGGTTAAATTTTCTAGGTTGACTGAACGAGCTTTTAGATGCTGTTCAACTAGATCAGCACGCTCTTTTTCCGACGCCAATTCAATTAAAGAGCTTTCTTTTTTGATTGCTCGTCTAATGATAAATGCCAGGCATGCAACAATTAATGCAACAAGTGGAAACCATGATTTAATATTCGGTATGATGGAGACTATTGCGTCCATAAGGTATTCCTTACTGTTACATATTGGTGATACAGCCTCAGTAACAGAAATACCTTATTAGGTTACATTTTTTTGCTTAGGTAATGATTCATAACTTGTGAACATCACATGAGTAAGCGTGGAAATTATAAAATTACTTCTAGTTTGCATTATTGCTCAAGTAATCATACAAAGGTTGTGTCCATGGCACACGAAACCAATGTTTACCAAAACCAATTGCTACGGCTTCTTCAGCATTGTATCTAGCAGCGCGGTCTTGCCCAAGAAGTTGATATACCTGTGCAGCAATAAAGAAAAACTCACCTGCCTTATTATTCAGCTGTGCCGCTTTTTGGAGTTCGATGATAGCATCTTCATTTCTATTGAGATGCGCTAAGATTAATGCCTTGTGTGCATAGTCTTGATCGGCATTTTTATCGCTATAAAGAGTCAGTGCTTGTAAAAAGTATTGCTTACTCTCTTTACTTTCTAATGCTTTATATGATTCCGCTAAGTTTAAATAAATTTCTCGTGAACCAGGCGAATACTCTAATGCTTTTTTAAAGTTTTCGATACTTTCGTTATAGCGTCCTAAGAGCATTTGTGTAATGCCTAAATTAAGTACAATATCGTGATCAGACTTCTTTTTCAGAATTTCTATGTATAGTGTTTCAGCTTCCTGAAGCCTGCCAGTAACTAAGTAAGAGTTAGCAAGAAAAAATTTGGGTAAATAGGTATCGGGAAAACGCTTGGCCCATGCAATACACGTCTGCTCAAGAGTATCAAATTCTTTGAGTGTTTCTTCCATATAGGCACGGTGATGGAAGTAAGAATGAGTAAGACGGGGGTTTTCATGTTGAAGTAGCTTTTGATAGCCTTCTTTTGGCTGTTTGGAAAAAATGAGCATTGCTTCAGAAATTGCTAGACGAGTTGTTTCTACACCGATAACACGTTTTAACTGTGATAAGGTTTTTTCTGCTCCTGTCAGGTCATGTGCTAATAGTTTGTTATGAAAGTCCTGATACATAACTGAGGGGTTTGCCGGAAACCTATCGTTTAACTGTAACATTAATTCTTGGCTCTGCTGTAACCAACGATCAACATTAAAGTTCATATATAGATTCCTATATGCACCAGCTAATAGTAATTGTGCACCTAAAAATCCTGGGTTGTCTTGAGAGAGCTGTTTTAGTCCAGCAATATCCGCTTCTGTAAACTCTTCGTCTTCAAGTTTTTTCTTAATATTATAGTAAAGCCTCAAGTCAGAGTCGGAAATACTGCCGAGAACTGGGGTGTTGTGAGCAGTAAAATCTAGATCAGAAACCAATGTTTGTTCAATTACTTGTGCAAAAACTAGTAAATCAGATGTTGGAATTTTCTTTGACGTAAGTTTTGAAATTCCATCTTTTTTTCGACTATAAACACTTAGATTTACATCGCAAAAGTCTATGGAACAATTTAAATTACTAATAATAATTTGATCAACATCGACCAACCTCGCCTCTTCTGCCCAGTCTTTAGTACCACGCCATTCTTTTTTACTCACTAAGCTTCGCTGAGGATCGTTGATAACACTGGACACAATTTCATCCTCAACAATAGCTGCAAGTAATAATCTATCTCTCCTACTTTCTGCATCCCCTTCATAGGCCTTAGCGGAATCCACATATAACGGGGGGATAACAAGTGTGGTTGCGACGGGAGTTAAACTGGGTAGAAAAAATACAACACCAGATATTACAACTACAACAGCGGTTGCGGCATATAATAACTTAGAATCGAGTTTACTGGCCTTAGCTTTTGGCAAATCAAGTTCGACTGTTTCCATCGGCACATTGTCATTGTGATGTAGGTTCTCAATAGCCGTGAAAACTTGTTGCATCGATGGTCGGTTACGAGGCGTTTTATCTAACATCGCACGAACCATCACTTCTAATTCGGGTATAGCGCAACGGAATTGTTGTTGATAATTAATCCTAGCTCCTAGAATATTCTCTTCTGTCGCCGAGATGTCTCCTTCTACCACGAAGGGATGAGCTTTAAATAAATAGTTATAAAGTAATATACCAAGAGCAAAGACATCGGTAGCAGTGCTAACAGGCTTCTGCTGTAAGTGCTCTGGGCTAAGGCATTCCCAAGAACCACTGTAGGAGTAGTTAGCGTTGCCCTCCTGAGAAGCTTGGTGCGTTGATAGACCAAAATCTGACACTTTCACAGCTTTTTGATCAGTAAAGAGTATATTCGAAGGTTTCAGATCTAAGTGAAGTAAGCCGGCGGCATGAATATCACTAACAGCTTTGGATACTTGCAGAAAAAACGATAAAAACTCATTTTTTTCCATATCAGCGATGGCATTAACATCGAGATCCAATTTGGACTCAACTTTTTCCATAACAATGGCTAAATAATTTTCATTATGAATAACATCGTGAACTTCTACGATATTTGGACTATTGCAACGCGCTAACGCCTGAGCCTCTAATAGAGCTTCGGAGTGTTCATACTTGATAACCTTAATTGCGACATATCGTAATAAAGTTGAGTCAAACGCATTATAGACCTGACCAAAGCCCCCACTCCCGAGAAAATTTTCGAGCCGATAGCGTTCGGGAATAAGTTTCTCAAGCTCAACTTCTGGCACCTTGTTCATTATTTACCCTGGATATGTAAGGACAATTTCAATATGCAAACAGCTTTTTGACACCAAATACAACAAAAAAACAATAAAAGCGCCAAACAACAACCAAAGAGAACAAAAAACACTCGAATGGCGCAATAAACAACAATGATAGCATTGACTAGATCAACATTGTTTTTGGCTTTGTACTAAATAATAAAAAACAGCCTTTCTTACCAAGCATATTAAGTGATGTAAAGCGATGTTTGAAATATTTTGAAATACCGAGAAATCGTGTGAAATTGTGGATCGCAAGCTGCTCGAGGAAAATATCATTCGTGGTTTGGAGATAAGGATTTCTGCTCCAAACGGGAATCAACGTATTGTTATCAGGAGACGCACAATGAGAGCAGCTATCGAGAAAGATTATTCACAAGATTTGAATAAGTTATTGAAAGACCATCGCAATCAAGTATTTAACATGATAAAAAAGAAAGTATATAACAGGGATACAGCAGAAGACCTCTTGCAGGATACTTTTCTTGAAGCTCACAAAAGCTTTCATACATTCCGACAAGACTCAAAATTTAGTACTTGGCTGATCGGCATTGCTATGAATATTATTCGCAATTACTATAACCGCGCCCCAGAATGCCGCTATGGCTTCGTTGACGATTCGGCCATTGAATTTGACTCGAGTAACGCATCCAGTTATTCCAATAAAGTTTCAAATATGGAGCACAACTTAATTGCCAATGACATCCTAGGAAAAACCCTTGAGAAAGTTGATGCAATGCCTTGCGAAGTCAAAGATATATTTAAACTTACCGTACAAGAAAATCTACCATATAAAGATATTGCAGGGAAACTCAACACTAGCGTAAGCAATATTAAAGTCAAAATATTCAGAGCACGAGAAAAGCTTAAAGAAGTATTCGACATTCCCGTTTTTGAAGAGCTTTACTAGTTAATATAGTCTTAGTAATTAACACGTAAAATATATTATTTAACGTTTGTATCATTACTGAGAACTTAGTAATTAATATAGCAAAAACGTCTTTCTTGTACTTTCAATATGCAGTATTGTGTCGTTTTTTAGCCAACGCACAATAAACGGATAATTAACAACTAAATACAAACAAGTTAAGCAGGTGTGAAAATGTCTACACTCATACATTTTATCAATAGCGATACGGATCACATGTTAATAATCGACGAGATGCAAAAGAGCTTGGTCGATTCAGGAGCTTATATTTCAGAAGACTCCTCTTGGAAAGAGCGTAACTTAGCCAGTTTCTACATTCGACCCGGATTAGCAAATTCATCGTTCTACTCGTTTGAGTCTAAAGTACTTCCCGGTCATTACCTCAAATCTTACGATGATGGGACGCTCTATTTGGTGTCTCGGGAAAATAACCGTGAATTTAGTGAAGATGCTACTTATAGAGAATCAAACGGCGCTCTCATTTCTATGAGTCATCCCAATCGAGCAATCGCAGTTGCAAGCGATGGTACAGCAGTTTCCAAAGCAATAGATAATCCTAACGTTTCGTCCGTGGTGATGGCTCAAGCAGAGAAACGCTGGAAGGATAGCTACACCATTTCATTTAATTATTTTGGTGATAAGTCGGTTCATCTAACGTTGGGGGATGATAAAGTAGGATTTAGATCTTACAGTTTCTGGGATGACTTTGACCAACAAGCAAATACAGCAGGCTGGTACCTAGACTACCCTGATTATAATACACCTTATTTTACTATTCGTAATGTTGGCGATGATCAAGAGCGTTTCCTTGCTGTGGCCGACGATAATACGACTGTCGAGCTAGTGGCAAACGGTATTGAAAATGGTCGTTATTCCAACAATATCTTGTGGCGAGCAGAAGCGCTAAGCGCGCGGGGACAATATGCTATAGCCAATAAAAAAGTCGAAGCTCATAGTAAGAATGCATTAAGAATCAACCGCTCTTCTGTGGATAAGCCCAATGAAATAGAGCAGTCTCTTTCAGTTTTACACTATGATAATTTATCTAATGTATCAGTGGTGCTTAATATTGATGAGCGTTTTATCCCAACTCAGTTGATGCTCGACGATGTTAAAGTTGCTAATAGTCTATTGCGCCAGCAGAATGGCCTCACATCCATGGGGATGATCATTCCTTTAACCAAACATGGAGGTGCTGATAGTTGGTCTGTGCGCCGGTATAAAACCACCATAGAAAAAAGTACTGATGGCTCCACCTTCCGCTTTGCCTCACATATTGGTAGCGACCCTGAGGTAGATGCTCAGACGCCCGAGTGGATAGAGCTAAAAGATCAAATTATGCAGCTCCCCGTTATGGAGGAGTTCACCAGTAATGAGCAAAACCTTATTCTTGATATTGCTCGTAAACACTTGGGTAAAGCCTATCGTTCACATGTTTTGGGTGAACCAGCAGAAGGTTATACCGATGGCATAATTTGGCTGAA
Protein-coding regions in this window:
- a CDS encoding cupin domain-containing protein, translated to MMDLTNYSKHGITGNTIVTRGEIPGISEMQVEGEVRNLGIVKHFKNHSLLGSLIRQDFSIAWVHLDPDEVLEVHNHNVPSMIIAIEGGGSSQGDSEINFSAGDIVFIPSWNEHGFTGAKPSGLWALSIQFNDVAIFEDEVDPLTSYDLTNIPSIEERQLILFSRNKDRNLFKSEGVSRHIPSYVNFNWHSLDNKFSLERPPSETLRLILHGSPQGNYKFDKSLLTPGDLIVQTEDLDYHNTESTGNHWLLTIDISTLKQ
- a CDS encoding cupin domain-containing protein, with the protein product MNEKPSVELRSIDGGKNTPFTGMHVVNREDIPQISTVFVDNKEHNLGLLKDFRKHELLANFIPDSPERVSFSWVRLLPGETLAVHAHPTKTFIIVCEGEGYCTGDYTGKISGGSIVMVAPNFLHGFCGAGKNGFWALSIQFEGLGLYENTEQARVKFEDFEMVKPSMRHISEAQEFFLEDYKRNPLFSIIKEDNFQTAYREPLLDAIQHWSQCFQLIISDRVKYAQSNTEKKLALMHLEEEKDHDTKMAALRGNPDIGDLHPIANEVTNWFRKAMKELSDAEKIILVHFVLEGSAEFAHNEIHAYVEGSEVEEHFRFHAEEDEDHVLMGVDALSNMSNVNYEKLLTSLITGWVMINRVCAQMSYSARDAYCTKLLKQDHATKN
- a CDS encoding cytochrome P450, yielding MSVNIDAVHRFNEETLVDPYDFLGSLRENEPIYYANDLNGWVITRHSDVADAFKEPNFISGNFETQVRNQLQGLNISIAKDFVRVRTKMMAHTDANVHKRLRRTCNISFGKKGLDTMSPIIKKAVDESVNLLPNDGEWDFATQFSEPLSTRVIADLFNVPYSDREHFQRCSDDVSRFFGNSVSDTRESAIIANDGIIALENYFIDFLKERKRKLGNDLLSLLIEANSAGLLSEEEVIAQCVLILMAGHYTVIDQLCNSIYAFLTYNEWQTLVNDPSLISSAIEESIRFDGAVLFMARTVKDSMLFRGKQLKANDTLFLGMGAANRDPEVFPSPDIFDIHRKKSRHLGFAYGPHQCIGMNLARVEMSMAFQALVKKYPNLKFSPNTTPKRKCESLFFRGFYSIKVKS
- a CDS encoding glycosyltransferase, which encodes MKKTILFFSEAVTVAHVIRLYKLACSLDAEIYDVHFAVADRYSYVFSSHHTISFHSINSVESMEFIRRAQHAEPMYKIDELINYVKEDEKTIRKVQPDLIIGDMRQSLCVSTRTTKTTYIAMTNAYWSKYINNKQFIIPELRQINMNEIPFISAIMPIYFYFFFKNQGKVLNELRRYYKLPIFEHCLDGWNFGDHLVYSDPKILFDTSRSPSNHHFLGSINWEPDVPLPIWWQELSDTKKTAYVALGSSGDKSLIPLIVEKLLSENFQVIISGVNESERSFIFDDASVFSSELIPGSLAAARSDLVISNGGSPTSYQSLLAGTPVIGIPTNLDQLMSMKFIERNNAGKILRPREVGTTKHTKVLKEIQKIKYKERAEEISAELATISPEENFAKVLMSILN
- a CDS encoding MFS transporter, with the translated sequence MEIHRSTQQLTFIILFASTFTVMAGSAIAPALPSILHDFGDSTLSDLKIRMTIGVSAASTMLCSNFIGRLSDKIGYITTLKIGLLFIIFSGAAGLIINNLNQLLVTRVILGFGVAAVAISTTAWIGDQHSGVDQHRITGFLGVAMESSGLLYFSLSGALALIHWRFVFLIYLLPIFILFFLPKRSQLKKSENQNDTDEKDKHIDYIIITTASFISLFGLNIYVTQLPFLFEKQNASSFSSGLALAGASVSAALASYFFPRIMNYFHQQYILAIAFLISALGFMGLFLFDSLVLMSTSVIICGFAFGLTVPSLISWVNTITNENNRGAGQAKLAIAGFSGQFFSPIAFQPFVSSYNVQFGFLIFTFICVIFSSVTYMLPGQNNR
- a CDS encoding TolC family outer membrane protein, which translates into the protein MCFKNMRWLFSLLFTTVVILLSHKSGALNLSEAYKMALTKDPSLKVAQEEYLAGLEERQISYSALLPQISLQGAYQKQKTDSREVSLLTDETLERDNDQVIDGWRLSVQQAIYDTSQWYNYKRGKFQAFEARHQWQLQKQLLLLRLITNYIGVIQAQDNLELAKKLEESDKKQLSNVIMLTKKKNNKNSTKRRLTEVDIYQAQASYDASTAMRLNNEDIVGQSKDALMFIIGNYQTPLWRLADNFSTTQIMPSEPYQWVQIALANNPIIKAAQARKDAARAEYKSAKLARRPSVYLELQHQERNTEATLIENLSLSDLRSREIGSSISMNLSVPIYNGGLISSRRRQAEHQFKASEKFYSEIVANITRQIVSTYRSAVITINRINIIAEAVTSSKKALDVQEQAYQKNIGDINDVLRSRQTYYDTLRLWQNSRYDYIIKFITLKSLAGTLSSKDLDELNNELVKKS